Proteins encoded together in one Kutzneria kofuensis window:
- a CDS encoding ABC transporter permease, translating into MTAFKSLSVAMFKGFFRERVALFFTFLMPLMFLVIFGLIFGSSSANKTKIDVVGDGPVITALDGTGTVEIQHVDSFDKAVQAVRNGDVPAAISVQGNKIQLRYAASDSVAAGTVQAIVGSVVDGTNLQASGKPPAITLDSQRVEDSSLTAIQFLTPGILSWGLATSAIFGSALTLVNWRKKQVLRRIRLAPVSTGTVISSRLLVTIGTSVLQAILFVAVAMTPVFGLKLAGQWWLALPLLVLGSLSFFSIGVLVGSIAKSEEAATGITNVIVLPMAFLSGTFFPLQNAPQWLQTVSEVLPLRHLNDAMVDVLVRGKGIEALGVPAAVLIGFTIVVGFAASRVFSWEDS; encoded by the coding sequence ATGACCGCGTTCAAGAGCCTGTCTGTGGCCATGTTCAAGGGGTTCTTCCGCGAACGGGTCGCGCTGTTCTTCACCTTCCTGATGCCGCTGATGTTCCTGGTCATCTTCGGCCTGATCTTCGGCAGCAGTTCCGCCAACAAAACGAAGATCGACGTGGTCGGCGACGGGCCGGTGATCACGGCGCTTGACGGCACCGGCACCGTCGAGATCCAGCACGTGGACTCGTTCGACAAGGCCGTGCAGGCCGTCAGGAACGGCGACGTGCCGGCGGCGATCTCCGTGCAGGGGAACAAGATTCAGCTGCGCTACGCGGCCAGCGACTCGGTCGCCGCCGGCACCGTGCAGGCCATCGTCGGCTCGGTCGTGGACGGCACCAACCTGCAGGCCAGCGGCAAGCCGCCGGCGATAACCCTGGACTCGCAGCGGGTGGAGGACTCGTCGCTGACCGCGATCCAGTTCCTCACGCCGGGCATCCTGTCCTGGGGCCTGGCCACCTCGGCGATCTTCGGCTCCGCGCTGACCCTGGTGAACTGGCGCAAGAAGCAGGTGCTGCGACGGATCCGGCTGGCCCCGGTCAGCACCGGCACGGTGATCTCGTCCCGGCTGCTGGTGACCATCGGAACCTCGGTGTTGCAGGCGATCCTGTTCGTCGCGGTCGCGATGACGCCGGTGTTCGGGCTCAAGCTGGCCGGCCAGTGGTGGCTGGCGCTGCCGCTGCTCGTCCTCGGCTCGCTGTCGTTCTTCTCCATCGGCGTGCTGGTCGGCTCCATCGCCAAGTCCGAGGAGGCGGCGACCGGCATCACCAACGTGATCGTGCTGCCGATGGCGTTCCTGTCCGGCACGTTCTTCCCGCTGCAGAACGCCCCGCAGTGGCTGCAGACCGTCTCGGAGGTGTTGCCGCTGCGGCATCTCAACGACGCCATGGTCGACGTCCTGGTGCGCGGCAAGGGGATCGAGGCGCTCGGCGTTCCGGCGGCGGTTCTCATCGGCTTCACCATCGTGGTCGGATTCGCCGCGTCCCGAGTCTTCAGTTGGGAGGACAGCTGA
- a CDS encoding caspase, EACC1-associated type, with product MAGRRTALLIVTDTHADPTFRALRAPQADAQALADVLRNPEIGGFTVETLVNRSADEVRRRLNRLFNEAERDDMILCYVSGHGVKDVSGQLHLVTTDTEHQLLPTTAVAASLLRELIDNSQARRAALWLDCCYSGAFPSGRAPKAEGSVDVVAQLTADSGRGCAVMTASTAIQYAFERGPDPHVRGSAQPSVFTDAIVRGLRTGAADLNADGFIDANELYVFVHDEVKKNTPDQTPTRSVQLVGDLYIAHSNRGLRLNPDLPAEIRQGLRSTVTRIRMAAVEELGELASLGDEVARKTLHQLSEDTNQPLAEAARATLSASTASPDPQPAQFLMSPAQPPRSKTEPAQIAPPPGVSTPYPPQFRRLLTYEGGTLSVTAGCLIWQFTAPTWTSAITLGGFGLVTVMFSIPLLRLYALRREDRSITLTKERFVSTATFSPDGSILATANFSGVTLRSTETWKTVAGFKIGGTLNQLSFSPDGTLLATVCRNVVKIWHANGKQAVALPYNADTTAFSPDGELLATSAQDAPITLWRTSDWKPVAQSSQIRPEYHSDDMAFAPGGHLLAATWGNAIHIMDRALNESQLLKAPRSGLFKFIAFSPDGSLLAGCTAERSIVMWRTDDWKEHKVLTGHRNVVTAIAFNPDGTAIASSSWDGTVRLWNVSDGRVIACLRGHLGWVTSVAFSPDGRYVVSTGQDGTVKLWPLWEITSLSTAGHEHGEAG from the coding sequence ATGGCAGGCAGGCGGACGGCGCTGCTCATCGTGACCGACACCCATGCGGACCCGACCTTCCGAGCGCTGCGGGCGCCCCAGGCGGATGCCCAAGCCCTCGCCGACGTGCTGCGGAACCCCGAGATCGGCGGCTTCACCGTCGAGACGCTCGTCAACCGGTCCGCCGACGAGGTGCGGCGGCGGCTCAACCGGCTGTTCAACGAGGCCGAGCGGGACGACATGATCCTCTGCTACGTGTCCGGTCACGGTGTCAAGGATGTCTCCGGCCAACTGCACCTGGTCACCACCGACACTGAGCACCAGCTACTCCCCACGACCGCTGTGGCCGCCAGCCTCCTGCGGGAGCTCATCGACAACAGCCAGGCCCGCCGGGCCGCGCTGTGGCTGGACTGCTGCTATTCCGGCGCTTTCCCCTCCGGACGGGCCCCCAAGGCCGAGGGCAGCGTGGACGTCGTCGCGCAATTGACCGCGGACTCGGGCCGGGGCTGTGCCGTGATGACTGCGTCCACCGCCATCCAGTACGCCTTCGAACGCGGCCCGGACCCGCATGTCCGCGGCAGCGCCCAACCGTCCGTGTTCACCGACGCCATCGTCCGCGGCCTGCGTACCGGAGCCGCCGACCTCAACGCCGACGGTTTCATCGACGCCAACGAACTGTACGTCTTTGTGCACGACGAGGTGAAGAAGAACACCCCGGACCAGACACCGACCCGCAGCGTCCAACTGGTCGGCGACCTCTACATCGCACACAGCAACCGCGGCCTCCGCCTCAATCCCGATCTGCCTGCCGAGATCAGGCAAGGGCTGCGCAGCACCGTGACGCGCATCCGTATGGCCGCCGTCGAAGAACTCGGCGAGCTGGCCAGCCTTGGCGACGAAGTCGCGCGGAAAACGCTGCACCAACTGAGTGAGGACACGAACCAACCACTGGCCGAAGCCGCGCGTGCCACCCTGAGTGCCTCCACCGCCTCGCCCGATCCTCAACCTGCGCAGTTCCTCATGTCGCCCGCACAGCCTCCGCGATCGAAAACCGAGCCGGCGCAAATCGCGCCGCCGCCGGGCGTCTCCACTCCGTATCCACCGCAGTTTCGACGTTTGTTGACGTATGAGGGCGGCACCCTTTCCGTGACCGCGGGCTGCTTGATCTGGCAATTCACTGCGCCGACCTGGACGAGCGCGATCACGCTCGGCGGATTCGGCCTCGTGACGGTCATGTTCAGCATACCGCTGCTGCGACTGTACGCGCTCAGACGAGAAGACCGAAGCATAACACTAACCAAGGAAAGATTCGTTAGCACGGCCACCTTCAGCCCGGACGGCTCAATACTGGCCACCGCTAACTTTTCCGGGGTCACACTGCGGTCGACAGAAACCTGGAAGACGGTTGCCGGATTCAAGATCGGAGGCACACTGAACCAGCTCAGTTTTAGCCCCGATGGCACTCTACTGGCCACCGTCTGTCGCAACGTCGTAAAGATATGGCACGCCAATGGCAAGCAAGCCGTCGCCCTACCCTACAACGCGGACACGACAGCGTTCAGCCCGGATGGAGAATTGCTGGCAACCTCAGCGCAAGATGCACCCATCACACTGTGGCGAACCAGCGACTGGAAACCTGTCGCACAGTCGTCGCAAATTCGGCCCGAATACCATTCCGACGACATGGCGTTCGCCCCGGGCGGCCACCTGCTTGCGGCAACATGGGGTAACGCTATTCACATTATGGACAGAGCGCTGAACGAATCACAGCTGCTGAAGGCGCCGCGTTCAGGGTTGTTCAAGTTCATCGCCTTCTCTCCGGACGGTTCGCTGCTCGCCGGATGCACAGCCGAACGCAGCATCGTGATGTGGCGTACTGACGATTGGAAGGAGCACAAGGTTCTGACCGGCCACCGGAACGTGGTCACTGCCATAGCATTCAATCCGGACGGGACGGCGATCGCGAGCTCCAGTTGGGATGGCACCGTTCGTCTGTGGAATGTCTCGGACGGCCGCGTGATCGCCTGCCTGCGGGGCCACCTAGGTTGGGTGACGTCGGTAGCGTTCAGTCCAGACGGGCGATACGTCGTCAGTACCGGTCAGGACGGCACGGTGAAGCTGTGGCCGCTGTGGGAGATCACCTCCCTGAGCACCGCCGGGCACGAACACGGTGAGGCGGGCTGA
- a CDS encoding ABC transporter ATP-binding protein, translated as MSKGSTIVAEGLRKRYGDLWAVDGVSFSVGEGEFFGILGPNGAGKTTTLEIIEGLRKPDEGSVRLFGEQPWPRNPKLLPRIGVQLQASSFFEKLTAREQLETFASLYGVSTGTAADMLELVGLADKADTRENKLSGGQRQRLSIACALAHDPDIVFLDEPTAALDPQARRNLWDVLRAIKERGKTIVYTTHYLDEAEILCDRTAIMDKGRILAMDAPATLVRGLDAPTHVMIERGIIPLEEAKTLAGVEEAADDGVSLRLSTRNPAKLLSTLAERGALEGLQVRGATLEDVFLELTGREYRA; from the coding sequence ATGAGCAAGGGGAGCACGATCGTCGCCGAGGGGCTGCGCAAGCGGTACGGCGACCTGTGGGCGGTCGACGGGGTGTCGTTCTCCGTCGGCGAGGGGGAGTTCTTCGGGATCCTCGGTCCCAACGGCGCGGGCAAGACGACGACGCTGGAGATCATCGAGGGGCTGCGCAAGCCCGACGAGGGGAGCGTGCGGCTGTTCGGCGAGCAGCCCTGGCCGCGCAACCCGAAGCTGTTGCCGCGCATCGGGGTGCAGCTGCAGGCCTCGTCGTTCTTCGAGAAGCTGACGGCCCGCGAGCAGCTGGAGACCTTCGCCTCGCTGTACGGCGTGAGCACGGGCACGGCGGCGGACATGCTGGAGCTGGTGGGCCTGGCGGACAAGGCGGACACCCGCGAGAACAAGCTGTCCGGCGGCCAGCGGCAGCGGCTGTCCATCGCCTGCGCCCTGGCCCACGACCCGGACATCGTGTTCCTCGACGAGCCGACGGCGGCGTTGGACCCGCAGGCCCGCCGCAACCTGTGGGACGTGCTGCGCGCGATCAAGGAACGTGGCAAGACCATCGTCTACACCACGCACTACCTGGACGAGGCGGAGATCCTCTGCGACCGCACGGCGATCATGGACAAGGGGAGGATCCTGGCCATGGACGCGCCGGCGACGCTGGTGCGCGGCCTGGACGCGCCGACGCACGTGATGATCGAACGCGGCATCATCCCGCTGGAGGAGGCGAAGACCCTTGCCGGCGTTGAGGAAGCCGCCGACGACGGCGTCTCGTTGCGACTGTCCACTCGCAACCCGGCCAAGCTGCTGTCCACTTTGGCCGAACGCGGCGCGCTGGAGGGCCTGCAGGTCCGTGGCGCCACGCTGGAGGACGTCTTCCTGGAGCTGACCGGACGGGAGTACCGGGCATGA